One window from the genome of Methyloradius palustris encodes:
- a CDS encoding ATP-binding protein: MLKSLASRFVHVFIYSMTGRFFLILIGGIIVCAAFALSLAAYEGKNMLYQVRLRHLTERVEQIVLTLELTPQTARKQVADITSKTGVRVDFSAPESTKLLQTKGYNPDIEASTALSKVLGDAKKVLAYQHTGLDCPVRPDGFKRNESSANVQSSSTSKCRIIFATLNDGTAIRIDVATPAESLPPPFRVDFLPYLGLFLLCVSLLAWFVANLATRPLRKLAYAAHRVGLSLGQQADEEKLPEDTGPAEVREAAIAFNTMQSQIRHFVEERTYMLAAIAHDLQTPLTRLRLRLEKVSDAALRDKLINDLSVTLEMIKEGLELSRSLNEGEPFEMLDLDSLIDTICNDATDAGLEVTQSGRVGVPVMARPNALRRCISNLVENAVKYGQFAHVIVKREGQKVIISVIDGGDGIPEDQLLRVLEPFKRLEDSRSRESGGTGLGLTIARNIAEKHRGSLRLRNICAGGLGLEAIVEMAIV, from the coding sequence ATGCTTAAGTCGCTAGCCAGCCGTTTTGTGCATGTTTTTATATATTCCATGACTGGTCGATTTTTCCTGATCCTGATCGGCGGAATCATCGTCTGCGCTGCATTTGCATTGAGCCTTGCCGCGTATGAAGGCAAGAATATGCTGTATCAAGTCAGGCTACGCCATCTCACTGAACGGGTTGAACAGATTGTCCTCACGCTTGAACTCACGCCGCAAACTGCCAGAAAACAGGTTGCAGACATTACCAGCAAGACTGGGGTACGAGTGGATTTTTCTGCGCCAGAATCAACCAAACTATTGCAGACAAAGGGCTACAACCCTGATATCGAGGCCAGCACAGCACTATCAAAAGTCCTAGGCGATGCTAAAAAAGTCTTGGCTTACCAACATACAGGGTTAGATTGCCCTGTGCGCCCTGATGGCTTTAAGCGTAATGAATCCAGCGCAAACGTGCAGAGCAGTAGCACAAGCAAATGCCGCATTATTTTCGCCACACTCAATGATGGAACAGCCATACGCATTGATGTCGCCACCCCAGCAGAAAGCTTGCCGCCACCATTTCGCGTTGACTTCTTACCTTACCTTGGCTTGTTCTTACTCTGCGTTTCACTCTTAGCCTGGTTCGTGGCTAATTTGGCTACTCGCCCTTTGCGAAAGCTTGCCTATGCTGCGCATCGTGTAGGACTAAGCCTTGGTCAACAGGCTGATGAAGAAAAATTGCCTGAAGATACTGGCCCGGCAGAAGTACGTGAAGCGGCTATCGCCTTCAACACCATGCAATCACAAATACGTCACTTTGTGGAAGAGCGCACCTACATGCTCGCCGCCATCGCACATGATTTACAAACCCCCCTCACCCGCTTGCGTTTGAGGCTTGAGAAGGTCTCTGATGCTGCCTTGCGTGACAAGCTCATCAATGATCTATCTGTGACGCTAGAGATGATTAAAGAAGGGCTAGAACTTTCGCGCAGCCTGAATGAGGGCGAGCCATTCGAGATGCTGGACCTGGATTCTCTGATTGATACCATCTGCAACGATGCCACTGATGCTGGGCTGGAAGTCACACAAAGTGGCCGTGTTGGCGTACCTGTCATGGCGAGGCCAAACGCCTTGCGCCGCTGCATCTCCAACCTGGTGGAAAATGCTGTCAAATATGGCCAGTTTGCTCATGTCATCGTCAAACGTGAGGGGCAGAAAGTGATTATTTCAGTGATTGATGGCGGTGATGGCATCCCTGAAGATCAGTTGTTAAGGGTGCTCGAACCTTTCAAACGCCTAGAAGACTCACGCTCGCGTGAGTCTGGTGGTACTGGGCTGGGCCTTACGATTGCACGAAATATCGCGGAAAAACATAGGGGTAGCCTGCGGTTGCGCA
- a CDS encoding response regulator: MNRTHTLEIPANILIVDDDLDIRQLLAEYLEEHGYKTFVAANGTAMWNILQNSNIHLVVLDLNLPGENGFQLCKQFREKSDLPIIMLTARSASLDRILGLEMGADDYVCKPFEPRELLSRIRNVLRRMQMTSEEKKAVEPKRIHFANWTLDVVARHLVNSKDVIISLSGAEYRLLQIFLDHANQVLNRDHLLNLTQGRDADPFDRVVDIQVSRLRQKIEVDSKNPQIIKTVRNEGYVLATAIEIES; this comes from the coding sequence GTGAACAGAACCCACACTTTAGAAATTCCAGCCAACATTCTCATCGTTGATGATGATTTGGATATCAGGCAATTGCTTGCCGAATATCTTGAGGAGCACGGCTATAAAACCTTTGTCGCCGCCAATGGCACAGCTATGTGGAATATTCTGCAAAATTCGAACATTCACTTGGTGGTGCTGGATTTGAATCTACCAGGGGAAAACGGCTTTCAGCTATGCAAGCAGTTTCGCGAAAAATCCGACCTACCCATCATCATGCTTACGGCCAGGAGTGCTTCTCTAGACCGTATTCTCGGGCTTGAAATGGGTGCAGATGATTACGTGTGCAAACCGTTTGAGCCGCGCGAACTGCTGTCGCGGATTCGCAATGTGTTACGCCGCATGCAAATGACTAGTGAAGAGAAAAAGGCTGTAGAGCCCAAACGTATTCACTTTGCCAACTGGACATTAGATGTCGTGGCTCGACACCTAGTGAATTCTAAAGATGTGATCATCTCGCTATCTGGTGCTGAGTATCGTTTGTTGCAAATATTTCTCGACCATGCCAATCAGGTGCTGAATCGCGACCATCTGCTTAACCTGACCCAAGGTCGCGACGCTGACCCGTTTGATCGGGTCGTGGATATTCAAGTGAGTCGCCTACGACAAAAAATAGAAGTGGATTCCAAGAATCCTCAAATCATCAAAACTGTGCGCAATGAGGGCTATGTGTTAGCCACCGCTATAGAGATTGAGAGTTGA
- a CDS encoding MgtC/SapB family protein — MTIALTSALENSSTICTLFSRLGVAVLVGGMLGLNRDLHGKPAGLRTHALVTLGAATATLVILNLQPFGSPTDPSALSHVLQGILTGIGFLGAGVIIRDPEGHVSGLTTAATIWVAAVMGVLCGAGYWPLILVSSFLIMAVLTLGRSIEKLVERLFRKNQPTSKEPPHTQ; from the coding sequence ATGACCATTGCTTTAACATCTGCCCTAGAAAACAGCTCAACCATCTGCACACTCTTCAGCAGGCTGGGCGTAGCAGTATTAGTTGGTGGAATGCTGGGTTTAAATCGCGACTTGCATGGCAAACCTGCAGGATTACGAACGCATGCACTAGTAACATTAGGCGCAGCGACGGCAACACTGGTGATTCTAAATTTACAACCTTTCGGTAGCCCGACTGACCCCAGCGCTTTGAGCCATGTGCTGCAAGGCATACTTACTGGTATCGGGTTTTTAGGTGCTGGAGTAATCATCAGGGATCCTGAAGGGCATGTTTCTGGCTTGACTACTGCTGCCACTATCTGGGTAGCCGCAGTCATGGGGGTTCTCTGTGGTGCAGGTTACTGGCCACTCATATTAGTTTCCAGTTTTTTGATTATGGCAGTGTTAACCCTTGGAAGATCAATTGAAAAACTAGTTGAGCGTTTGTTTAGAAAAAACCAGCCCACATCTAAAGAGCCCCCACATACTCAATAA
- a CDS encoding YbjQ family protein produces the protein MEVKMVTTVLELPGYEITQNIGVVRGIVVRSRSIVGSFFGSLQTILGGNITVYTTLCEQARRDAFQLMCKQAEKHGANAIIGARYDATEIMAGVTEVLCYGTAVVVKPK, from the coding sequence ATGGAAGTCAAAATGGTCACCACCGTACTCGAACTGCCAGGCTACGAAATTACCCAAAATATTGGCGTTGTCAGGGGCATAGTTGTGCGCTCACGTTCTATTGTCGGTTCATTCTTTGGTAGTCTGCAGACAATTTTAGGTGGCAATATTACGGTCTATACCACGCTGTGTGAACAGGCTAGACGTGATGCTTTCCAACTCATGTGTAAACAAGCAGAAAAACATGGGGCAAATGCGATTATTGGTGCAAGATACGATGCCACCGAGATTATGGCAGGCGTCACAGAAGTGCTCTGTTATGGCACCGCTGTCGTGGTTAAGCCTAAATAA
- a CDS encoding NAD(P)H-hydrate dehydratase has protein sequence MNAINALPLLGRLKRKPDSHKGDYGKVLIIGGAAGMVGAPLLSGQAALHSGAGWVVIAFLSTNAPAVMQAQPEMMLRHVETIDFGDINPDVIAIGPGMGTSEQAKALLAQVFLMDVPLVIDADALNLLAADYALIGLLQKRKAPSVLTPHPGEAGRLLQLSNQAIQADRIASINALVKMTKAICVLKGSGSLVASPEHAPEICSAGNPGMATAGMGDVLTGVIAALIGQGVRNSLNVWDATRLAVLLHAMAADSLVNKGIGPIGLTALEVAYEVRQLVNHYAENASSTDTDGLAFLLDSP, from the coding sequence ATGAATGCAATAAATGCTTTACCTTTACTCGGACGACTCAAACGCAAGCCTGATTCGCATAAGGGTGACTATGGCAAAGTGCTGATTATTGGCGGCGCGGCTGGCATGGTTGGTGCGCCTTTGCTCTCTGGGCAGGCCGCTCTGCATAGCGGCGCGGGTTGGGTGGTTATAGCCTTTTTATCAACCAACGCACCCGCTGTGATGCAAGCGCAACCAGAAATGATGTTGCGACATGTTGAGACTATCGACTTTGGTGATATCAATCCCGATGTAATCGCAATTGGGCCTGGCATGGGCACAAGTGAACAAGCCAAGGCCTTGTTAGCACAGGTGTTCTTGATGGATGTTCCATTGGTGATTGATGCAGATGCCCTGAATCTGTTGGCGGCAGATTATGCTTTGATAGGTTTGTTGCAAAAGCGTAAAGCACCATCAGTATTAACGCCTCATCCAGGTGAGGCTGGCCGTTTGTTGCAGTTATCTAATCAGGCCATACAAGCTGACCGCATTGCCAGCATTAATGCCTTAGTGAAAATGACAAAAGCTATATGTGTGCTCAAGGGCTCTGGCAGTCTTGTAGCTTCTCCAGAACATGCTCCAGAGATATGTAGCGCAGGTAATCCCGGTATGGCAACGGCGGGTATGGGTGATGTGTTGACTGGCGTTATTGCCGCGTTAATCGGGCAGGGCGTACGTAATAGCCTGAACGTCTGGGATGCAACCCGACTGGCGGTGTTGTTGCATGCGATGGCTGCAGATAGCCTTGTCAATAAGGGCATAGGCCCAATAGGCCTAACCGCGCTAGAGGTGGCTTACGAAGTGAGGCAACTGGTCAATCACTATGCTGAAAATGCCTCATCTACTGACACAGATGGCTTGGCGTTCTTGCTCGATAGTCCTTGA
- the gshA gene encoding glutamate--cysteine ligase, translating to MSEQLTRRLKLFSYEAHRKLLAQGLRGIEREALRVDATGNLSQKPHPISLGSTLTHPQITTDYSESLLEFITPTGRDIESVLAQLDAVHRFSYTALGDELLWSQSMPCDLPEEEHIPIATYGKSHIGMLKHVYRQGLALRYGRTMQCIAGIHYNFSMSEDIWRLLKNTEEAGGTAMSYQSESYIALLRNFHRYSWLLMYLFGASPAVAKQFMRGNPHGLEALSEDTLYLPYATSLRMSDLGYQNNVQAGLMKPINSLRDYMVSLARGVREPYPPYEELGIQRDGEWVQINANILQVENEFYATIRPKRVIRTGERPLEALCSRGVQYIEVRCMDVDPFNPIGITLETSRFIDAFLHFCAFTDSPATSEAEDAENKDNFARTVKEGRRPGFTLQRNGEAIELKTWGLELLTEISKIADLLDAQHGDSVHANALAVQKEKLISVELTPSAKVLEAIHAHGGSFKTFALHQSQIHAEDFKSRPLSAEELASFEEMAQTSLNEQAQIEATQTGDFDAFIKDYRARTPSHLCQ from the coding sequence TTGAGTGAGCAACTAACCCGCCGTCTTAAATTATTTTCGTATGAGGCTCACCGCAAATTACTGGCGCAGGGATTACGCGGTATAGAGCGTGAAGCTTTAAGGGTAGATGCCACAGGAAATCTCTCGCAGAAGCCGCATCCAATATCACTTGGTTCAACACTCACCCATCCGCAAATCACTACTGATTACTCTGAGTCACTGCTTGAATTTATCACTCCAACTGGGCGCGATATTGAATCTGTACTAGCTCAGCTGGACGCAGTGCATCGCTTTAGCTACACCGCACTTGGCGACGAATTATTATGGAGTCAATCCATGCCCTGTGACCTGCCAGAAGAAGAACATATCCCGATTGCTACCTACGGCAAGTCACATATCGGTATGCTCAAGCATGTGTATAGACAAGGCCTAGCTTTGCGCTATGGCAGAACCATGCAATGTATCGCAGGCATACACTACAACTTCTCGATGTCTGAGGATATCTGGCGTTTACTCAAGAACACAGAAGAAGCTGGCGGCACTGCCATGAGTTACCAGTCCGAGAGCTATATTGCGCTATTGCGCAACTTTCACCGATATAGCTGGCTGCTCATGTATCTGTTCGGCGCGTCACCTGCCGTCGCCAAGCAGTTTATGCGGGGCAATCCTCATGGATTAGAAGCATTGTCGGAAGATACCTTATACCTACCCTACGCCACCAGCCTCCGTATGAGCGACCTCGGGTACCAGAACAATGTGCAGGCGGGGCTAATGAAGCCAATTAACTCGTTGCGTGATTACATGGTAAGCCTTGCACGCGGCGTGCGCGAGCCGTATCCGCCGTATGAGGAACTTGGCATACAACGGGATGGTGAATGGGTACAGATCAACGCAAACATTCTGCAGGTCGAGAATGAGTTTTACGCCACAATACGCCCCAAGCGCGTCATCCGCACTGGCGAACGCCCACTGGAAGCGCTCTGTTCACGCGGGGTGCAATATATTGAAGTGCGATGTATGGACGTTGACCCGTTCAACCCCATCGGTATTACTCTGGAAACCTCGCGCTTTATTGATGCGTTTTTACACTTCTGTGCATTTACAGATAGCCCAGCCACAAGTGAAGCTGAAGATGCCGAAAATAAAGATAACTTTGCTCGCACGGTGAAAGAAGGCCGCCGCCCAGGCTTTACCTTGCAACGCAATGGTGAAGCCATTGAACTCAAAACCTGGGGGCTAGAACTGCTAACCGAAATTAGCAAAATTGCAGATTTACTAGATGCGCAGCATGGTGACTCAGTACATGCGAATGCACTAGCTGTTCAAAAAGAGAAACTAATCTCAGTAGAACTCACGCCATCAGCCAAGGTATTAGAGGCGATTCATGCGCATGGTGGCTCATTCAAAACTTTTGCCCTGCATCAAAGCCAAATTCATGCAGAAGACTTCAAGTCACGCCCATTGAGCGCGGAAGAGCTAGCCAGTTTTGAAGAGATGGCTCAAACATCGCTCAATGAACAAGCACAGATTGAAGCAACACAGACGGGCGACTTCGATGCCTTTATCAAGGACTATCGAGCAAGAACGCCAAGCCATCTGTGTCAGTAG
- a CDS encoding MAPEG family protein yields the protein MTLELSCLAWLVVLAVVQIMMAGQARTKQYGTQWNVSARDGEMPELNPLAARLARAQANLFETLPLFAIAILIATVANKTNWMTEVGAVTYLIARLVYLPLYAFGVPVVRTVVWMISMLGFLLVLAALAL from the coding sequence ATGACATTAGAATTATCCTGTTTAGCATGGCTAGTGGTACTTGCCGTTGTACAAATCATGATGGCTGGGCAAGCACGTACCAAACAATACGGTACCCAGTGGAATGTGAGCGCACGCGACGGCGAAATGCCAGAGCTTAATCCACTAGCAGCAAGACTTGCCCGTGCACAAGCCAACCTGTTTGAAACCCTGCCATTATTCGCCATCGCCATATTGATTGCCACGGTAGCGAATAAAACCAACTGGATGACAGAAGTCGGCGCTGTCACTTATCTCATTGCACGCCTAGTTTATCTGCCACTTTATGCATTCGGCGTACCTGTAGTGCGCACGGTTGTGTGGATGATTTCAATGCTTGGATTTCTGCTGGTGCTTGCTGCCTTGGCATTATGA
- a CDS encoding DUF1223 domain-containing protein: protein MSFARLFAIYLGTASMLITPYINAACVAQSGKERVPLLELYTSEGCSSCPPAEQWLSSINAAGYSLDKVVPLAFHVDYWDYIGWKDRFAKPEYSARQNEVASMGNSRFVYTPQVVFNGSDFRGWQQNSRFNQSINDQLKQPARANLSLNIEPNANGDLSLRVSAQTLQANDSKNADIFIAIYENKLSSQVNAGENSGRKLDHDYVVREFYGPFKLDGNDANNVGWQRTITLKSEWKARNAGVATFVQDRTNGAVLQALALKICS, encoded by the coding sequence ATGTCGTTCGCTCGCTTATTCGCCATTTATCTGGGCACAGCCTCAATGCTCATCACCCCGTATATCAATGCCGCATGTGTCGCACAAAGCGGTAAAGAACGCGTACCGCTACTGGAGCTTTACACTTCAGAAGGCTGTAGCAGTTGCCCGCCAGCAGAGCAATGGCTGAGTAGTATCAATGCTGCAGGGTATTCCTTAGACAAAGTAGTACCTCTGGCTTTTCATGTGGATTACTGGGATTACATAGGCTGGAAAGACCGCTTTGCCAAGCCAGAATACAGTGCACGGCAGAATGAAGTGGCGAGCATGGGTAACTCTCGTTTCGTCTATACACCACAAGTCGTATTTAATGGCTCAGACTTTCGCGGCTGGCAGCAAAATTCACGATTTAATCAATCCATCAACGACCAACTCAAACAGCCCGCACGAGCCAACCTGAGTTTGAATATAGAGCCTAATGCTAATGGCGATTTGTCATTGAGAGTCTCGGCACAAACCCTGCAAGCCAATGACAGTAAAAATGCTGATATCTTTATCGCAATCTACGAAAACAAGCTTTCGAGCCAGGTCAATGCAGGTGAAAACAGTGGGCGAAAACTAGACCACGATTACGTGGTGCGCGAGTTTTATGGCCCATTCAAGCTGGATGGCAATGATGCCAACAATGTCGGCTGGCAACGTACCATTACGCTTAAATCGGAGTGGAAAGCTCGCAATGCAGGGGTTGCCACTTTTGTGCAAGACCGAACCAATGGTGCGGTGTTACAGGCACTAGCATTGAAAATATGTAGCTAG
- the ftsX gene encoding permease-like cell division protein FtsX produces the protein MKQWLNQHQQALQIVLTRMRHNLLATLLMFCVMGVTLCLPGILYVIVDNLNRLAGDIKGEPQISLFLKQDIKSDTTADLDTKLSEHAAVKTYRFVSKDAAWQDLQATSGATEIAHNLEKNPLPDAYFVTPKNIEPAAIEALQQEMQQWPGVEIAQADANWVKRLYAMLELGKKAILALVLLLGFALIAIIGNTIRLQILTQREEIEVSRLIGATDRFIRRPFLYAGAIYGLGGGLAATLFLASVITLFNSSVTEIAASYGSNFHLALPDFATSVVMIASALSLGWIGSYIAVGRSLSKLN, from the coding sequence ATGAAGCAATGGCTCAACCAGCACCAGCAAGCCTTGCAGATAGTCCTTACGCGCATGCGCCATAACTTATTGGCGACGCTACTCATGTTCTGCGTGATGGGCGTGACACTATGCCTGCCCGGCATTCTCTATGTGATTGTGGATAACCTGAACCGCCTGGCGGGCGACATCAAGGGTGAGCCGCAGATCAGCCTGTTTCTGAAGCAGGATATCAAATCCGACACCACCGCTGATCTCGATACAAAACTGAGCGAGCATGCAGCAGTTAAAACTTATCGTTTCGTCAGTAAAGATGCAGCATGGCAAGATTTACAAGCGACTAGCGGCGCTACCGAAATCGCCCATAATCTCGAAAAAAACCCACTGCCTGACGCCTATTTCGTGACCCCTAAAAACATAGAGCCAGCCGCGATTGAAGCGCTACAGCAAGAAATGCAGCAATGGCCTGGCGTTGAAATCGCCCAAGCTGATGCCAATTGGGTAAAACGGCTTTATGCAATGCTGGAGCTAGGCAAAAAAGCAATTCTCGCTCTAGTGTTGTTGCTTGGTTTTGCCTTGATTGCCATTATCGGCAACACCATACGGCTGCAAATACTTACGCAACGAGAAGAGATCGAAGTCAGCAGGCTGATAGGCGCAACTGACCGTTTTATACGCAGACCATTTTTATACGCAGGTGCTATTTATGGCTTGGGCGGCGGCTTAGCTGCGACTTTGTTTCTGGCAAGTGTCATTACCCTATTCAATAGCTCAGTGACTGAGATTGCCGCATCTTACGGCAGTAATTTCCATCTAGCTCTGCCTGATTTTGCTACCAGCGTGGTCATGATTGCTAGTGCACTGAGTTTAGGCTGGATTGGGTCTTACATTGCTGTAGGGCGTTCGTTGTCAAAACTGAACTAG
- the ftsE gene encoding cell division ATP-binding protein FtsE, giving the protein MIRFDQVSKRYPGSHEALKGVSFELQQGEMVFVLGHSGAGKSTLLKLIAGIERPTSGTVLINNQNVSKLRPAALPYLRRKFGLVFQDHKLLYDRNCFENVALPLYINGVTGSEAGKRIRAALDKVGLLGKEKAMPITLSGGEQQRLAIARAVVSRPSVLIADEPTGNLDENYATEIMGIFDAFRQVGVSVIIATHNLHDTGDARVLRLNQGQLLNAEEGTLIS; this is encoded by the coding sequence ATGATTCGTTTTGACCAAGTCAGCAAACGTTACCCTGGCAGCCATGAGGCGCTCAAAGGCGTTTCGTTCGAGCTGCAACAAGGTGAGATGGTGTTTGTGCTTGGGCACTCAGGCGCTGGCAAAAGTACCTTGCTTAAATTGATTGCAGGCATTGAGCGCCCCACATCTGGCACCGTGCTCATCAATAACCAGAATGTCAGTAAATTACGCCCCGCAGCGCTCCCCTATCTGCGCCGTAAGTTTGGCCTAGTCTTCCAGGACCACAAATTACTCTACGACCGCAACTGTTTTGAAAACGTGGCATTACCGCTCTATATCAATGGCGTCACAGGTAGTGAAGCTGGTAAGCGCATTCGTGCAGCGCTTGATAAAGTTGGCTTGCTAGGCAAGGAAAAAGCCATGCCGATCACCTTGTCTGGCGGTGAACAACAACGGCTGGCCATTGCCCGCGCTGTAGTCAGCAGACCATCGGTGCTAATTGCAGATGAACCCACGGGCAATCTTGATGAAAACTACGCGACCGAAATCATGGGTATTTTTGATGCCTTCAGGCAAGTCGGCGTTAGCGTGATTATCGCTACCCACAATCTGCACGACACCGGAGACGCACGCGTGCTGAGATTGAATCAGGGGCAATTGCTAAACGCTGAAGAAGGAACATTAATCTCATGA
- the ftsY gene encoding signal recognition particle-docking protein FtsY, producing the protein MFNLFKKDKPAEPTPIPQQPTTLPSSIPEAPILDQATNNLSWAEKLKQGLSRTRNQLGGQLVGLFGGGKIDDDVYEELETILLTSDVGVAATQKLLDDIKNRVKRQSLSDNSQLREALKQALLELLTPLQKPLVTSTHKPFVIMLTGVNGAGKTTTIGKLANQFQAEGKSVLIAAGDTFRAAAREQLQVWGERNNVHVVTQDGGDPAAVIFDAVNSAKAKGIDIVMADTAGRLPTQLNLMEEIRKVQRVIDKALPGAPHEVLLVLDANTGQNAVMQVNAFDDALGVTGLVLSKLDGTAKGGVIAAIAQSRPIPIRYIGVGEDIADLRPFNASEFIEALFS; encoded by the coding sequence ATGTTCAACCTGTTCAAAAAAGATAAGCCTGCAGAACCAACGCCTATACCGCAACAACCTACAACTCTGCCATCTAGCATTCCCGAAGCTCCTATTTTAGACCAAGCAACAAACAATCTATCGTGGGCTGAAAAACTCAAGCAAGGGCTCAGCCGCACACGCAACCAGCTTGGTGGACAACTGGTAGGGCTATTTGGCGGCGGCAAGATTGATGATGATGTCTATGAAGAACTTGAAACGATTTTGCTCACATCGGATGTAGGCGTTGCCGCCACTCAAAAGCTGCTTGATGACATCAAGAACAGGGTAAAAAGACAAAGCCTGAGTGACAACAGCCAACTGCGCGAGGCGCTTAAACAGGCGCTACTTGAATTACTGACACCACTACAAAAACCACTGGTTACGTCAACGCACAAGCCCTTCGTCATCATGCTCACGGGTGTGAATGGCGCAGGTAAAACAACAACTATAGGCAAATTGGCCAACCAGTTTCAGGCTGAAGGTAAATCAGTATTGATCGCCGCTGGCGATACTTTCCGTGCAGCAGCGCGTGAGCAATTGCAGGTTTGGGGTGAGCGCAACAATGTCCATGTCGTTACGCAAGATGGCGGTGACCCAGCTGCCGTAATATTTGATGCGGTGAATTCTGCCAAGGCAAAAGGCATCGACATCGTAATGGCCGATACTGCTGGTCGCTTACCCACGCAGCTGAACTTGATGGAAGAAATTCGCAAGGTACAGCGTGTCATCGATAAAGCCTTGCCTGGCGCACCGCACGAAGTATTATTGGTGCTTGATGCCAACACAGGCCAGAATGCAGTGATGCAGGTGAATGCATTCGATGACGCGCTTGGCGTGACAGGCCTAGTACTAAGCAAGCTGGATGGCACCGCCAAAGGCGGCGTAATTGCAGCGATTGCGCAATCACGGCCTATCCCGATTCGCTACATTGGCGTTGGCGAAGACATTGCTGATTTGCGCCCTTTCAATGCCAGTGAATTCATAGAAGCGCTATTCTCATAA
- a CDS encoding M16 family metallopeptidase: MLMLVFPLAAHAEIQEFKLDNGLKIVVQEDHRSPVVVSQVWYRAGSIDEVNGKTGVAHLLEHMMFKGTKAVKAGQFSRLIAAAGGKENAFTNRDYTCYFQQLEKSQLPLAMRLEADRMANLDLSKEEFSKEIKVVMEERRWRTEDKPQSMVSEQYQSTIFQVHPYGRPVVGWMNDLENMTVEDAREWYHKWYAPNNATLVVVGDVKAEDVYQLAKKYYGPIKARPLPERKPQIEPAQIGERRIIVKAPAELPYVLLGFHVPALQDPDKDWEPYALDILSSVLSGNGSARLNQNLVRQDRVAVDASAGYDSTQRGATSLFELDGTPSEGKTAADLEVALLGEIEKIKTLGVTEEELQRVKAQTIAADVYKRDSMFYQGMEIGQLETIGFSWRILKDYPAKLAAVTPEQVQQVAQKYLVKDNLTVATLDPQPIDPNDNKPKGKPHVH, from the coding sequence ATGCTCATGCTGGTTTTTCCACTCGCTGCGCATGCCGAGATTCAGGAATTCAAGCTGGATAACGGCCTCAAAATCGTGGTGCAGGAAGACCACCGCTCCCCAGTCGTAGTTTCTCAAGTGTGGTATCGAGCAGGCAGCATTGATGAGGTCAACGGTAAAACCGGCGTGGCGCATTTGCTGGAACACATGATGTTTAAAGGCACTAAAGCCGTTAAAGCAGGGCAGTTCTCGCGCCTGATTGCAGCTGCTGGCGGTAAGGAAAATGCTTTCACCAATCGTGATTACACCTGCTATTTTCAGCAACTGGAAAAATCACAATTGCCGCTGGCAATGAGGCTGGAAGCTGATCGCATGGCTAACCTGGATTTGAGCAAGGAGGAGTTCTCCAAAGAGATCAAGGTGGTGATGGAAGAGCGTCGCTGGCGCACTGAAGACAAGCCGCAATCCATGGTGAGTGAGCAATATCAATCGACGATTTTTCAGGTGCATCCTTATGGTCGCCCAGTCGTTGGCTGGATGAATGATCTGGAAAATATGACGGTGGAAGATGCCCGCGAGTGGTACCACAAATGGTACGCGCCGAATAATGCCACGCTGGTGGTGGTTGGCGATGTGAAGGCGGAGGATGTTTACCAGCTTGCCAAGAAATACTACGGCCCGATCAAAGCGCGCCCATTGCCTGAGCGCAAACCACAGATTGAACCAGCACAAATCGGTGAACGCCGTATTATCGTCAAAGCCCCAGCTGAGTTGCCTTATGTGTTGCTTGGCTTTCATGTGCCAGCTTTGCAAGACCCAGACAAAGACTGGGAGCCGTACGCGCTGGATATTCTCTCCAGCGTATTGAGTGGCAATGGCTCTGCACGCCTGAACCAGAATCTGGTTCGCCAAGATCGTGTAGCGGTTGATGCAAGCGCTGGCTACGACTCTACGCAACGCGGTGCGACTAGTTTATTTGAGTTAGATGGCACGCCAAGCGAAGGCAAAACTGCCGCTGATCTTGAAGTTGCTTTATTAGGTGAAATAGAAAAAATCAAGACACTGGGCGTGACGGAGGAAGAGTTGCAGCGGGTAAAAGCGCAAACCATTGCGGCTGATGTATATAAGCGTGACTCCATGTTCTATCAGGGTATGGAGATTGGCCAACTGGAAACCATCGGTTTTTCGTGGCGTATTCTCAAAGATTATCCAGCCAAGCTTGCAGCAGTAACGCCTGAGCAAGTGCAGCAAGTTGCCCAGAAATACTTGGTGAAAGATAACCTGACAGTCGCCACGCTAGACCCACAGCCCATAGACCCTAACGATAACAAGCCAAAAGGTAAGCCACATGTTCATTAA